A single window of Desulfuromonas sp. TF DNA harbors:
- a CDS encoding pseudouridine synthase, with translation MGIQALDILFADEHIVAVHKPEGLLVHRSLIDRRETRFALQVVRDQLGRLVYPVHRLDKPTSGVLLLALSAEAAKGLVSSFADGDVEKTYLAIVRGHTGAEGIIDHPLAEEPDRMTDGKARSGKASREALTGFRRLAAAELPFAVGRYPTSRYSLVEAKPRTGRRHQLRRHFKHLFHPIIGDTKYGEGRHNRFFRQEFDCGRLLLAAVELSFPHPVSRERVSVRAPIEGTFASVVERLGWREAVPAEWR, from the coding sequence ATGGGAATCCAAGCTCTCGATATCCTTTTCGCCGATGAGCACATCGTCGCTGTCCACAAGCCGGAGGGGCTCCTTGTGCACCGCAGCCTGATCGACCGGCGCGAGACCCGGTTCGCCCTTCAGGTCGTGCGCGACCAGCTCGGCCGGCTCGTCTATCCGGTGCACCGCCTCGACAAACCGACCTCCGGAGTGCTCCTTCTGGCCCTTTCCGCCGAAGCGGCGAAGGGGCTGGTCTCCTCCTTCGCTGATGGGGATGTGGAGAAGACCTATCTGGCGATCGTGCGCGGCCACACCGGCGCCGAGGGAATCATCGATCATCCCCTGGCCGAAGAACCCGACCGGATGACCGACGGGAAGGCGCGCTCCGGCAAGGCCTCCCGGGAGGCGCTCACCGGCTTCAGGCGGCTGGCTGCGGCCGAGCTCCCCTTTGCCGTCGGGCGCTATCCCACCAGCCGGTATTCCCTGGTCGAGGCGAAGCCCCGCACCGGCCGCCGGCACCAGCTGCGCCGGCACTTCAAGCATCTCTTCCATCCGATCATCGGCGACACCAAATACGGCGAGGGGCGCCATAATCGCTTCTTCCGGCAGGAGTTCGACTGCGGCCGACTGCTGCTGGCCGCCGTCGAGCTCTCCTTCCCTCATCCGGTCAGCAGGGAGCGGGTCAGCGTCCGGGCGCCGATCGAGGGGACGTTTGCCTCCGTTGTCGAGAGGCTGGGGTGGAGAGAAGCCGTTCCGGCGGAGTGGCGGTAA
- a CDS encoding YceH family protein, whose translation MEMTLNAIEVRVLGCLAEKEMTTPEYYPLSLNALTNACNQKTNREPVMSLDETDIVRALDRLRQLGLATQSAEGSRVPKYGHNLPGKFRLEPEELAVLTELLLRGAQTVGELRARADRMHPFADLAAVEEVLEELMGKEPPLAARLPRQPGRKEHRYTHLLTGEPEVEEAVSVATPEAATLRVRAENERIAALEEEMAALRVQFEDLKREMVAFKAQFE comes from the coding sequence ATGGAAATGACGCTCAATGCCATCGAGGTGCGGGTGCTCGGCTGCCTGGCGGAGAAGGAGATGACCACTCCCGAGTACTACCCTCTCTCCCTCAATGCCCTGACCAACGCCTGCAACCAGAAGACCAATCGCGAGCCGGTGATGTCTCTGGATGAAACCGATATCGTCCGGGCGCTCGACCGGTTGCGGCAGCTCGGTCTGGCGACCCAGTCCGCCGAGGGAAGCCGGGTTCCCAAGTACGGCCATAATCTCCCCGGCAAGTTCCGTCTGGAGCCGGAGGAGCTGGCCGTACTGACCGAACTGCTGCTGCGCGGGGCGCAGACGGTGGGCGAGCTGCGCGCCCGGGCCGACCGCATGCACCCTTTTGCCGACCTGGCGGCGGTCGAAGAGGTGCTGGAGGAGCTGATGGGGAAGGAGCCGCCCCTTGCGGCCAGACTCCCCCGCCAGCCCGGTCGAAAGGAGCATCGCTACACGCACCTGCTCACCGGCGAGCCGGAAGTCGAGGAGGCGGTCTCTGTCGCGACTCCGGAAGCGGCCACCCTCCGGGTGCGGGCGGAGAACGAACGGATCGCCGCCCTGGAAGAGGAGATGGCCGCCCTGCGGGTGCAGTTCGAGGATCTGAAACGGGAAATGGTGGCGTTCAAGGCGCAGTTCGAATAA
- a CDS encoding diguanylate cyclase translates to MFSSSLRLGTLFFVPGGFLLAAAALLLHVAPLPQAVRPFFPFYPYLVLGAGLFLGWRFNRSRLTFALLVLALAERALALSPSGEAGRLAAAAVALLLPLNLVLLSTLTERGLFTVRGLGRLGLVLAQPLAVFWLERTRGAEVLDLLTRPLIDLPRLEGLPLPQPALAAVVLSLLFLSVRFLRRQGALDGGFLWALAAVLPPLALSIAEPVRTLYFATAGLILVAAVIEDSYGMAFRDELTGLPARRALNETLQKVGRRYTVAMVDIDHFKKFNDRHGHDVGDQVLRMVASRLAKVNGGGRAFRYGGEEFTVLFPGKGVKEALPHLEELRESVAGAGFTLRHRRRPARKPKSKSGKNKGEQKLSVTVSIGAAEWQGDRNQPALVVKSADQALYRAKRGGRNRVCG, encoded by the coding sequence ATGTTCTCTTCCTCATTGAGATTAGGCACTCTATTTTTCGTTCCAGGCGGGTTCCTGCTTGCGGCGGCCGCGCTCCTTCTGCACGTCGCTCCGCTGCCGCAGGCAGTACGGCCGTTTTTCCCCTTTTATCCCTACCTGGTTTTGGGCGCCGGTCTTTTCCTCGGATGGCGGTTCAACCGCAGCCGGCTGACCTTCGCCCTTCTGGTGCTGGCCCTCGCCGAGCGGGCTCTCGCCCTGTCACCCTCGGGGGAAGCGGGACGTCTGGCCGCGGCGGCCGTCGCCCTGCTGCTCCCCCTCAATCTGGTCCTCCTTTCCACCCTCACGGAGCGCGGGCTCTTCACCGTTCGGGGGCTGGGCCGCCTCGGCCTGGTCCTCGCCCAGCCCCTGGCGGTCTTCTGGCTGGAGCGGACGCGCGGCGCCGAAGTCCTCGACCTGCTCACCAGGCCTCTGATCGATCTCCCCCGGCTGGAGGGTCTGCCTTTACCCCAGCCGGCACTGGCCGCCGTCGTTCTGTCCCTCCTCTTCCTTTCGGTTCGATTCCTGCGCCGCCAGGGGGCCCTGGACGGCGGATTCCTCTGGGCCCTGGCCGCGGTGCTCCCACCCCTGGCGCTCTCTATTGCCGAACCGGTGCGCACCCTCTATTTCGCCACCGCAGGGCTGATCCTGGTCGCGGCGGTCATCGAGGATTCCTATGGCATGGCCTTCCGGGACGAGCTCACCGGCCTGCCGGCCCGACGGGCTCTGAATGAAACCCTGCAGAAGGTGGGACGCCGGTACACGGTGGCGATGGTGGACATCGACCATTTCAAGAAGTTCAACGACCGTCATGGGCACGATGTAGGGGACCAGGTGCTCAGGATGGTCGCCTCACGGCTGGCGAAGGTGAACGGCGGCGGAAGGGCCTTCCGCTACGGCGGCGAGGAGTTCACCGTCCTCTTTCCCGGCAAGGGAGTCAAGGAGGCCTTGCCGCACCTGGAGGAGCTGCGGGAGTCCGTCGCCGGGGCGGGTTTCACCCTGCGCCATCGCCGCCGGCCGGCCAGGAAACCGAAGAGTAAATCAGGCAAAAACAAGGGGGAGCAGAAACTCTCGGTGACGGTCAGCATCGGGGCCGCCGAATGGCAGGGAGACAGGAACCAGCCGGCTCTGGTAGTCAAATCCGCCGACCAGGCCCTCTACCGGGCCAAGCGCGGGGGGCGCAACCGGGTTTGCGGGTAA
- a CDS encoding patatin-like phospholipase family protein — protein MTIQFRNLIFEGGGVKGVAYVGAMQILQDRGVLQGIQRVGGTSAGAINALIFALGYNISEQQQILRSTEFRNFMDDSFGVIRDIRRLARDFGWHTGDFFANWVGDLIEKRLGSRRATFRDLLDKGHPGLYVIGTNLSTGYAEIFSAERHASMELATAVRISMSIPLFFAAVRHGSRQDVFVDGGVQINYPVKLFDRERYIDMKNEPGAARRTDYYNKENARFQLERPDRSPYVYNRQTLGLRLDRKEEIGLYRYDEPISGNPIKSFTDYARALIAAIMNTQENMHLHSDDWQRTVYINTLDVGTVDFDISDSQKQALIEEGITGAERYFAWFEDSAEAPVNRIE, from the coding sequence ATGACGATACAGTTCCGAAACCTGATCTTCGAGGGCGGCGGGGTGAAAGGAGTCGCATACGTAGGTGCCATGCAGATTCTGCAAGACCGTGGCGTCCTTCAAGGGATACAACGGGTTGGCGGCACGAGCGCCGGCGCTATCAACGCTCTCATTTTCGCGCTCGGTTACAACATCTCCGAACAACAGCAGATACTTCGCTCAACTGAGTTTCGCAACTTTATGGATGACTCATTTGGCGTGATACGCGATATCCGACGACTCGCCCGAGATTTCGGTTGGCATACGGGTGACTTCTTTGCTAATTGGGTTGGCGATCTTATAGAAAAGCGGCTTGGCAGTCGGAGAGCCACGTTCCGCGACTTGCTTGATAAAGGCCACCCTGGCCTATATGTCATCGGTACGAACCTATCCACAGGTTACGCCGAGATATTCTCCGCAGAGCGGCACGCGTCCATGGAACTTGCCACGGCCGTTCGCATCTCGATGTCCATCCCGCTCTTTTTCGCCGCTGTGCGTCACGGATCGCGCCAAGATGTTTTCGTCGATGGCGGCGTTCAGATCAACTACCCGGTAAAGTTATTTGACCGCGAACGGTATATCGACATGAAGAACGAGCCCGGGGCGGCACGACGGACCGATTACTATAATAAGGAGAACGCACGATTCCAACTTGAACGTCCGGATCGAAGTCCCTACGTCTACAATCGCCAGACACTCGGCTTAAGGTTGGACAGGAAGGAAGAGATCGGCCTCTATCGGTACGACGAACCAATTTCCGGAAATCCGATAAAGTCCTTCACTGATTATGCTCGCGCCCTCATCGCCGCCATAATGAACACGCAAGAGAACATGCATCTTCATAGTGACGACTGGCAGCGGACCGTCTATATCAATACTCTCGATGTTGGCACAGTCGATTTCGATATTTCCGATTCCCAGAAGCAAGCATTGATCGAGGAGGGAATCACCGGTGCCGAACGTTACTTCGCGTGGTTCGAAGACTCGGCTGAGGCGCCTGTGAATAGGATCGAATAG
- a CDS encoding IS3 family transposase (programmed frameshift), whose product MRYSPAFRALMIQKMTDPDGPSPVSLAEEIGVSRSSLYRWVSEADTLEIPASAEPPSFAESMKRLSNMKRPQDWSAEEKLAAVLEAAALSEEELGAFLRSRGLHDAQLQQWRDQMLIGLEPKAVKRSESKRIHELEKELRRKDKALAETAALLVLKKKAQGDLGGRGRRHRPLERQQALELVAEAVLLGARLKPAAQMLGLTVRTIQRCSQQGGGDDRRRGPLAAPANKLTPAERQDVLSVANSPTYRELSPKQIVPRLADEGRYVASESSFYRILRQESQLAHRERCRPATHRRPREKVATGPCQVWSWDITYLRSTIAGQFFYLYMILDVWSRKIMAATVFSKECGQNSALLCVEAFHRHRVDPKGLVLHSDNGSPMKGSTMLVTLQRLGVVPSFSRPGVSNDNPFSESLFRTLEYRPEYPSHPFVSEFQAQRWVDAFVHWYNTEHQHSEIRFVTPDDRHYGRELAKLNRRKEVYEQARAKNPGRWTRQTRNWNPIEVVRLNPDRKRSSEEDLSSEAA is encoded by the exons ATGAGATATTCTCCCGCCTTTCGCGCCCTGATGATCCAGAAGATGACCGATCCAGACGGGCCGAGCCCCGTCTCTTTAGCTGAGGAAATAGGCGTTTCACGCAGCTCACTCTATCGATGGGTGAGTGAAGCTGATACGCTTGAGATTCCTGCTTCTGCCGAACCGCCATCCTTTGCCGAGTCCATGAAGAGGCTGTCCAATATGAAACGACCACAAGACTGGAGTGCCGAAGAGAAGCTCGCGGCCGTTCTGGAAGCGGCAGCGCTATCTGAAGAAGAACTCGGAGCTTTTTTGCGCAGCCGGGGTTTGCATGACGCGCAACTTCAGCAGTGGCGTGATCAGATGCTCATTGGTCTTGAGCCCAAGGCTGTCAAGCGTTCTGAGAGCAAACGCATCCATGAGTTGGAGAAGGAACTTCGACGCAAAGACAAGGCGTTGGCCGAAACCGCGGCCTTGCTGGTTCTCAAAAAAAAAGCACAGG GAGATCTGGGGGGACGAGGACGACGACACCGACCGTTAGAACGGCAGCAAGCACTTGAACTCGTCGCTGAGGCCGTGCTTTTGGGCGCTAGATTGAAACCGGCGGCCCAGATGCTGGGACTGACAGTCCGGACAATTCAACGATGCTCTCAGCAGGGCGGTGGCGACGATCGGCGTCGTGGTCCGTTGGCCGCGCCTGCGAACAAACTGACGCCGGCTGAACGGCAGGACGTCCTCTCCGTCGCCAACTCGCCAACCTATCGGGAACTGTCTCCCAAACAGATCGTTCCCCGTTTGGCCGATGAGGGCCGGTACGTGGCGTCTGAATCGAGCTTTTACCGCATTTTACGGCAGGAAAGCCAACTGGCCCATCGGGAACGCTGCCGACCGGCCACTCACCGCCGCCCTCGGGAGAAGGTGGCCACCGGCCCCTGCCAGGTGTGGTCCTGGGACATCACCTATTTGAGGTCCACGATCGCGGGTCAGTTCTTTTATCTGTACATGATCCTGGATGTCTGGAGTCGCAAGATCATGGCCGCCACGGTCTTCTCCAAAGAATGCGGCCAGAACAGTGCCCTGCTGTGTGTGGAAGCCTTTCATCGCCACAGGGTCGATCCCAAGGGCCTGGTGCTGCACTCCGATAACGGCAGCCCGATGAAAGGCTCAACCATGCTGGTCACCCTGCAGCGCCTGGGCGTCGTCCCATCCTTTAGTCGGCCCGGCGTCAGCAATGACAACCCGTTCTCAGAATCACTGTTCAGGACGCTGGAATATCGGCCGGAATATCCATCTCACCCCTTTGTGTCCGAGTTCCAGGCCCAACGGTGGGTTGATGCATTCGTCCACTGGTACAACACCGAGCATCAGCATAGTGAGATCCGCTTCGTGACGCCGGATGATCGGCATTATGGACGGGAACTCGCGAAATTAAACAGGCGGAAAGAGGTTTACGAGCAGGCCCGAGCGAAAAATCCCGGCCGATGGACCCGGCAAACACGTAACTGGAATCCTATCGAAGTGGTTCGACTCAACCCGGATCGGAAAAGGTCCTCCGAAGAGGACCTCAGTAGTGAAGCAGCATAA
- a CDS encoding radical SAM protein: MFVYKILTLNMTWLCPVKCPYCHVERKASLKDDHYLDKADLVRACKEALSLSFNEFRFSGGEPTSAGDKLFDYARTVFDITGVKPSILTSGVYINENWIRKSSGLFSSIYISVENPLHPFHEVVDVNLILKYIKEYSSEETPLRFGLTLVGPESYKNLFEIFESLYEGCGQKCWPQLTSPYLRSFVKPTKKELKALSVETQKIFRKYGAIPCYFLAFTGDKVFEKEHAYRQVANLNPDGSYEKFYSLKQLINHKKEKLNKSIKKRSTFCQNCDWKDCCSPFSEDLELNMCASYCDVRRALFDGMLDGLENAATAN, from the coding sequence ATGTTTGTGTACAAAATTTTGACGTTGAATATGACTTGGCTCTGCCCGGTAAAATGCCCATACTGTCATGTGGAGCGAAAGGCTAGCCTGAAAGATGATCATTATTTAGATAAAGCAGATCTAGTGCGTGCATGTAAGGAGGCACTTTCGCTTTCATTTAATGAATTTCGTTTTTCAGGTGGTGAGCCTACATCCGCTGGAGATAAATTATTTGATTATGCAAGGACTGTTTTTGACATAACAGGGGTGAAACCATCTATTCTTACCTCTGGTGTTTATATAAACGAAAATTGGATCAGGAAGTCTAGTGGGCTATTTTCTTCCATATACATATCTGTAGAAAATCCACTTCATCCATTCCATGAAGTTGTAGATGTCAATTTAATCCTCAAATACATAAAGGAGTATTCATCAGAGGAGACACCATTGAGGTTTGGTCTTACTCTTGTAGGACCAGAATCATATAAAAATCTCTTTGAAATATTCGAGAGTTTGTATGAAGGGTGTGGTCAAAAATGTTGGCCACAATTAACCTCTCCATATCTTAGAAGCTTTGTTAAGCCAACAAAAAAAGAACTGAAAGCTCTTTCCGTGGAGACACAAAAGATTTTTCGAAAATATGGCGCAATCCCATGCTATTTTTTGGCTTTTACGGGAGATAAAGTTTTTGAAAAAGAACATGCGTATAGACAAGTAGCAAATCTAAACCCTGATGGAAGTTATGAAAAGTTTTATTCTCTTAAGCAATTGATTAACCATAAAAAAGAAAAATTAAATAAATCAATTAAGAAAAGAAGTACCTTTTGTCAAAACTGTGACTGGAAAGATTGTTGTAGCCCCTTTTCTGAAGACCTCGAACTTAATATGTGTGCTAGTTACTGCGATGTGCGGCGTGCCTTGTTTGATGGAATGCTTGATGGATTAGAAAATGCAGCCACGGCGAATTGA
- a CDS encoding GNAT family N-acetyltransferase, with product MKITYLVDKKVPIQPIRDLYSSVGWQVYLDLSHSQLEGIMKASHHTIQAYYNHDLVGFIRSFSDKILYVTINDVIVRPDLQNTGIGTTLVKKMLRFYDDFPRRDFIRLFAEPGSEKFYAKLGFSIFRLKALSLT from the coding sequence ATGAAGATAACATATTTAGTGGACAAAAAGGTTCCTATCCAACCAATTAGAGATTTATATTCGTCTGTTGGGTGGCAGGTTTATCTGGACTTGAGCCATTCGCAGCTTGAAGGTATTATGAAGGCATCACACCACACAATCCAGGCCTATTACAACCATGACTTGGTCGGCTTCATTAGGTCTTTCTCTGATAAAATTCTGTATGTCACCATAAATGATGTAATTGTGAGGCCTGACTTGCAAAATACTGGGATTGGTACGACCTTGGTCAAAAAAATGCTTAGGTTTTATGATGATTTTCCAAGAAGAGACTTTATACGTCTTTTTGCAGAGCCAGGGTCTGAAAAGTTCTATGCAAAGTTAGGTTTTTCTATCTTTAGGCTTAAAGCATTGTCTTTGACCTAA
- a CDS encoding DUF262 domain-containing protein has protein sequence MPTLTDRELEEMYESGEVRLSQERNDFLLPQVLDFVRTRRWINLHPEYQRRQVWTNKKRSLFIESLLMNLPVPPVFLFEVDYSRYEVIDGQQRLGAISDFYENRYKLTGLEKWPGLNNKKFSDLPPIIQRGLDRRRISAVVLLAESLTVEEKRHDVRRLMFERLNTGGQNLNAQELRNCLFSGPFNDMLLSLAAKSLFNDIWEIPRYEDHIRGEHISAALANNRMFQRMQDCEVVLRFFAFRKKSNIRGAVKGMLDRCMEDNLNLSKDEIGELEAVYMSRLTLAHNIFGENTFRLPPRDGGARKLSQPLYDAVMIALDRLYARREDLLANAASLQRRLDEALTDNGAFYELVVARANTAESIKKRLNQTEALFESVY, from the coding sequence ATGCCGACATTAACAGACCGAGAACTTGAAGAAATGTACGAAAGTGGTGAGGTTCGCCTGAGTCAAGAGAGAAATGATTTTCTTTTGCCGCAGGTGCTCGATTTCGTACGAACGCGCCGCTGGATCAATCTTCACCCAGAGTACCAGCGCCGGCAAGTGTGGACAAATAAAAAGCGTTCTCTTTTCATTGAGTCTCTCTTAATGAACCTACCTGTCCCCCCGGTATTCTTGTTCGAAGTTGATTATAGTCGATACGAAGTGATTGACGGACAACAAAGATTAGGGGCAATTTCCGATTTTTATGAAAATCGGTACAAACTTACTGGTCTGGAAAAATGGCCGGGGTTGAACAATAAAAAATTTTCGGATTTACCCCCAATTATTCAACGGGGACTAGACCGCCGGCGTATTTCGGCTGTTGTGCTGCTTGCTGAAAGTCTGACCGTTGAAGAGAAAAGGCATGATGTCCGACGGTTAATGTTTGAACGGCTCAATACAGGTGGCCAAAACCTTAACGCCCAAGAGTTACGAAACTGCCTATTTTCAGGTCCGTTCAACGATATGCTTCTGAGCCTTGCTGCCAAGTCACTTTTTAATGACATTTGGGAGATACCTCGATACGAAGACCACATTCGCGGAGAACACATTTCGGCTGCTCTTGCCAATAATCGCATGTTTCAGCGGATGCAAGATTGTGAAGTCGTACTTCGTTTTTTTGCTTTTCGAAAAAAATCAAACATCCGTGGGGCTGTAAAAGGGATGTTAGACAGGTGTATGGAGGACAACCTAAACCTTTCAAAGGATGAGATCGGGGAGCTTGAGGCAGTTTATATGTCGCGCTTGACTCTCGCCCACAACATTTTCGGTGAAAACACGTTTCGTCTCCCTCCCCGTGACGGTGGGGCGAGAAAGCTCTCTCAGCCTCTTTATGACGCGGTAATGATCGCTCTTGACCGACTCTATGCGCGTAGGGAAGATTTACTTGCAAATGCTGCCTCATTGCAGCGGCGTCTGGATGAAGCCTTGACTGATAATGGTGCCTTCTATGAGCTTGTGGTTGCACGTGCAAACACTGCAGAATCTATCAAAAAACGTCTAAATCAGACCGAGGCCTTGTTCGAGTCAGTTTACTAA
- a CDS encoding HEPN domain-containing protein, which yields MAVSSVPLAVFQEHVRQIELGIRFIYAAGAVRRCVFEVVNWESGQRHALDEIRRFHEVGEYPERQHCNANFLSLVAGFEEFLCRSLEAAILAKARRVKTFDELGAPVHDLHMKATGYLLTQKAKPPQQLQSLDFFQLCRNIGTCFPGSTSFELNPEAISVQSNLLDLESFIETLGKFGYRITWDILGGDQRVKDFMGIQGTREAGKLLRQFLADMVRNRNRVAHTGSASDITPDVLTEYLNRLRLLAQAISDSLG from the coding sequence ATGGCAGTGTCCTCAGTTCCACTTGCAGTTTTTCAAGAACACGTGCGGCAAATTGAGCTCGGCATCCGATTCATTTATGCAGCCGGAGCTGTCCGTCGCTGTGTTTTCGAAGTAGTTAACTGGGAAAGTGGGCAACGACATGCGCTTGATGAAATTCGGAGGTTTCATGAAGTTGGAGAATACCCGGAGCGACAACACTGCAACGCCAACTTTTTAAGCCTTGTTGCCGGGTTTGAAGAGTTCCTTTGTCGATCTTTGGAGGCTGCAATTTTGGCTAAGGCTCGGAGGGTAAAGACTTTCGACGAACTGGGAGCCCCTGTGCATGATCTTCACATGAAGGCAACCGGATATCTGCTTACCCAAAAGGCAAAACCACCCCAACAGCTTCAGTCACTTGACTTTTTCCAACTCTGTCGAAATATCGGCACCTGTTTTCCTGGTTCGACATCGTTTGAGCTTAATCCTGAGGCCATATCAGTTCAAAGCAATCTTCTGGACTTGGAAAGCTTCATTGAGACGCTTGGCAAGTTCGGATACCGGATAACTTGGGACATCTTGGGTGGGGATCAGAGGGTCAAGGACTTTATGGGGATTCAAGGGACACGTGAGGCTGGAAAACTATTGAGGCAATTTCTGGCGGATATGGTTAGGAATCGAAACCGAGTGGCCCATACGGGTTCGGCATCGGATATCACCCCCGACGTCCTGACGGAGTATTTAAATCGCCTACGGCTACTTGCCCAGGCAATTTCTGACAGCCTCGGATAA
- a CDS encoding energy-coupling factor ABC transporter ATP-binding protein, translated as MSHHIVEVEDLRYTYPDGTAAVNGISFRITHGESVAIVGANGAGKSTLLLHLNGYLTPGGGRVHIGDFPLTKETIRNVRRTVGMVFQDPDDQLFMPTVFDDVAFGPLNLGLPPEMVTERVTAALEKVDALHLKDRAPYKLSGGEKRAVAIASVLSMSPDILVMDEPSAGLDPRARRLLIEQLRSFHHTKIIATHDLDLVLDLCDRTIVLHDGCITADGPTLEIFGDEALLAESRLEKPLRLQGCPVCGGQGGMSQ; from the coding sequence ATGAGCCATCACATCGTCGAGGTCGAAGACCTCAGGTACACCTACCCGGACGGCACCGCCGCCGTGAACGGGATCTCCTTCCGCATCACCCACGGCGAGTCGGTGGCCATCGTCGGCGCCAACGGGGCGGGCAAATCGACCCTGCTGCTGCATCTCAACGGCTATCTCACCCCCGGCGGTGGGCGGGTGCACATCGGCGATTTTCCCCTCACGAAAGAAACGATTCGGAACGTGCGCCGCACCGTGGGGATGGTTTTCCAGGACCCCGACGACCAGCTCTTCATGCCCACCGTCTTCGACGACGTCGCCTTCGGCCCCCTCAACCTGGGCCTTCCCCCCGAGATGGTTACCGAGCGCGTGACCGCCGCCTTGGAAAAAGTGGACGCCCTGCACCTGAAGGACCGCGCACCCTACAAGCTCTCCGGCGGGGAGAAGCGTGCCGTGGCCATCGCCTCGGTCCTCTCCATGTCCCCCGACATCCTGGTCATGGACGAGCCCTCCGCCGGTCTCGACCCCCGGGCCCGCCGCCTCCTCATCGAACAGCTCCGCTCCTTCCACCACACCAAGATCATCGCCACCCACGACCTCGACCTGGTCCTCGACCTCTGCGACCGCACCATCGTCCTCCACGACGGCTGCATCACCGCCGACGGGCCCACACTGGAGATCTTCGGCGACGAAGCCCTGCTGGCCGAAAGCCGGCTGGAGAAGCCGTTGCGGCTGCAGGGGTGCCCGGTTTGCGGGGGACAGGGAGGAATGTCCCAATAA
- the cbiQ gene encoding cobalt ECF transporter T component CbiQ — MAKIESAFFDLGTLDTLAGRDTAVHRLDPRAKLLTTLVFIVAVASFGKYEISGLLPFFLFPVTLIALGDLPAGYLAKKLLLVAPFALFIGVFNPLLDREILVTLGPLEISGGWISFASILLRFVLTVGAALILIATTSFTGVCMALEKLGAPKVFAVQLLLLHRYLFVLVNEGVRMVRARALRSFGRRGMGLTVFGHLAGQLLLRTLDRARRIHLAMLCRGFTGDIRMLRPSRIGSVEIAFTLGWSVAFVLMRFYNLPHFLGRLLTEFAR, encoded by the coding sequence ATGGCGAAAATCGAATCGGCATTCTTCGATCTCGGAACCCTCGACACCCTCGCCGGCCGGGACACCGCCGTCCACCGCCTCGACCCCCGGGCCAAGCTTCTGACCACTCTGGTCTTCATCGTCGCCGTGGCCTCCTTCGGCAAGTACGAAATCTCCGGCCTGCTCCCCTTCTTTCTCTTTCCGGTCACCCTGATCGCCCTGGGCGATCTTCCCGCCGGCTATCTGGCGAAGAAGCTCCTCCTGGTCGCCCCCTTCGCCCTCTTCATCGGCGTCTTCAATCCCCTTCTCGACCGGGAAATCCTCGTCACCCTGGGGCCCCTGGAGATCTCGGGGGGATGGATCTCCTTCGCCTCGATCCTGCTTCGCTTCGTCCTGACCGTGGGGGCGGCCCTGATCCTGATCGCCACCACCAGCTTTACGGGCGTCTGCATGGCCCTGGAAAAGTTGGGCGCCCCGAAGGTTTTCGCGGTCCAGCTCCTCCTGCTTCATCGTTACCTGTTCGTTCTGGTCAACGAGGGGGTGCGGATGGTGCGGGCCCGCGCCCTGCGCTCCTTCGGCCGGCGGGGCATGGGACTGACGGTCTTCGGCCACCTGGCGGGGCAGCTGCTGCTGCGCACCCTGGACCGGGCCAGGCGCATCCATCTGGCCATGCTCTGCCGGGGCTTCACCGGAGACATCCGCATGCTGCGTCCGAGCCGGATCGGTTCCGTGGAGATCGCCTTCACCCTCGGATGGTCCGTCGCCTTTGTCCTCATGCGCTTCTACAACCTCCCGCACTTTCTCGGGAGACTGCTGACGGAGTTTGCCCGATGA
- the nikR gene encoding nickel-responsive transcriptional regulator NikR: MAELTRFGISIDDRLLKRFDALIAEKGYGNRSEAIRDLIRGALVEEQWAREDEETVGTVTLVYDHHTRDLSDKLTEQQHSHHDAIVSALHVHLDAHNCLEVVVVRGKAGEVRRLADELIGTKGVKHGKLVMSTTGRELP; the protein is encoded by the coding sequence ATGGCCGAACTCACCCGCTTTGGCATCTCCATCGACGACCGGCTGCTCAAGCGCTTCGACGCGCTGATCGCCGAGAAGGGTTACGGCAACCGTTCCGAGGCCATCCGCGACCTGATCCGGGGCGCGCTGGTGGAAGAGCAATGGGCCCGGGAGGACGAGGAAACGGTGGGGACGGTCACCCTGGTCTACGACCACCACACCCGGGACCTCTCCGACAAGCTCACCGAACAGCAGCATTCCCACCATGATGCCATCGTCTCGGCCCTGCACGTCCATCTGGACGCCCATAACTGCCTGGAAGTGGTGGTGGTCAGGGGGAAGGCGGGGGAGGTCCGGCGCCTGGCCGACGAGCTGATCGGCACCAAGGGGGTCAAGCACGGGAAGCTGGTGATGAGTACGACGGGACGGGAACTGCCATAA